gaaaaggaggAAGTACAGTAAGGGAAAATCCAATAGGCTCCAATCTATGAGGGACTAAGAAGGCTAGCAGACCATTAAAAATATGTGGGGAGGAGGGTACTCCACTCCTCTGCTTTggcaatctttgtcttttttttttttttttttggagacagggtctcattctgttgcccaggctggagtgcagtgggaagatcatggctcactgcaccctcgaactcctgggctcaagtgatcctcctgtctcagcctcccaaagtgctgggattacaggcgtgggctacTGCACCTCTGTATCTTTTTCTCTACTCACCATCTTCCCCAGATACTTCATAGTTTGACCCAACTTTCTAACAGCACAGAAATCTGGGCTTTTGAAGTAGACAAAGAACAAGGGGTGATGCCAAGCTTTTGAAATGGAATTTCTCACTCTTCCCCAAATCTCTTCCTCAGTGATATCACCGCATAGTTTCGGACCTGTTAACTCCATTACCTGCCTGGGAAATACCCAAGTCAAGTCTAAGTCCCACAAAAGTTTCACCAACTATGATCAGAAGATCTCCTGATGGCTGAGGATCTCTAAGCCCCTTTCCCATGTAGATAATGAAATAGATATGAAATAGATTCTCAGTTCTAGGAGACATGGTATTCGCTATAGACCACATTATTAAGTGGGAAAGAAGTGGACAAAACATGCCCCCAATCCAACTTCTTAGCTCTTTCATAGGACATGAAACAGTAAGTTAAGAAACAGACTGCAGTATAGACCAGCTATGAGGCCAACAGAAAGTGTAGGGGCTGAGTTTGGAGCAGCCAAcagtcatggaaaaaaaaaattactttgatcTTCATCCCTACCCTGGGAGTTTTAAAAAGCTTCAAATTACCACATCTAAACACTAAAGGGAACAAAAGAGTGTGTACTCCCAAGACCCAGAGCCCCCAGCCCACCCTTCAGCATTCCCAGAAGTTCCCATAACTGATACCAGGCCCTGCTTCCATTACTTCAACTACCTTAGTCTTCTAGATTAATACAGCCTTCTTCATTTTCCCCAGTTCTCCCTCACTGAACCCAAATCTCTCTCAGCTCAACACCATAGCACCCTCAGTTCTTTTTACAATAGGCACTTTCCCTGAAAAGAACGCTTCTTACCCAACTAAGAACCCTTCTCAGGCCCTTCCAATGAACCTTTCTGCAGGGACCCAGCCCCATTCACCCCCGGGGCTCGGGCGACAGGTCTGGCCCTCCTCACCTCCCGGCAAATGGGCTTACCTCACCCGCTGCCCTGTTCCtttccccagctcctccctcttCAGCGCTGCTTAATGAGGCCTGCCCCTGCCCTCACTCAAGCTCCAGGCCTCCAGCGCCCGGCCCTCGGCCTGGCCGCCGCTACAGTCCAGCCGCCTTCCCGACTCACCAACTTCGGGGTCCCAGGCCGCCCAGTCCCCTCCTCAGCGACCCCCATTAGGCCTGCCGGGGCCCGGCCCCCTTCTCCCCTCTCCGGTGGGCCACTCTAACCCCTCGCTTAGGACCAGACCCGCCTCCGCTCtcaggccaggctgctctcatcTCCCGGGCGCTTCCGCCCCTGCCCTTTGGGCTCCATCAGCTCGGTACCTGGGGCTCCGTCTCCCCCGTCGGCCCCAAGCCTGTGTCGAACAGACAAACAGCTGCAGCTCAACCAAACCCTCctgcccctccttctcctcctcgcCCTGGGGCGGGGCTCCAGCCAATAGCTCGATTACCCGCCTACCTTCGAGGGTGGGCTATATGTGCACGCATCCACCAATCCTCTGGAGAAAGGCGAGTCTCTTTGGGCGCTGTCACCAACAAGTACGAGCAAGGGACTCGACAGGCGGGGCCACAAGCCAATAGCGAGGGAGAAACCTCGAAGATGGACGAGGTAAGGAGCCATTAAAGAGCAAGCTCCTGAAGACAGGGGGCGGTACACTGCCGACAGGCGTATGTATCCACCAATAAAATCTCGACACCCCATGACCCCGCCTTTTGACTCATAAACATCTAATCAGGTGAGTGATGGAGGCGGGTCAAAGTGAAACTTTAACCAGTACTGCGAAAATACGGTACTTGACTGGCAGGCAAGGAGGGGTTGAAGGAAGCCTTAGGAAGGCCGCTACTGACCTTCGCCCCTCCCCCTGGACTTGGCTGGGGCTGGCTCTAGTGCCCTGCCTTCTATGACAAATTCGCGGGCGTAAAGGGAAATACCTCTTCTAGGGATCCGGAGCCTGGGAATTTAAGTAACCCTGACATCAGCGCTTCCTCCTTTTAGTGAGGCTTCAGTGGACAGGCGTATTTGGGGTGGCCGCGGGCGGTCTGAGATGTTTTTTGGTGGAATGAGACAATGGCAACTACAAGAAGTGGTAGCTTGGAGACGCTTTTTCAGAATCGtatgtaaatgtaaataaaagaatCTTTGGAAAACTTTTCTGTCTGTGAtatgaaacagaaaggaaaaacggCGGGCTTACTGGGAAATGCAGTGTCGAAAGGCAAATTCCCCGGGAGCCCTCTTCCTGCCGCTATGtatgtgcatgggtgtgtgtatgtatggggtgtgtgtgtatttggtatATGTATAcgtggtgtgtgtggtatatgtgtgtatatgattgtgtggtgtgtgtgtggtgtgtgtgtggtgtggtgtgtgtgtggtatgttggCTGGGGGAAAGGAGGTTTGCTGGTGTGTGGAGAAAGTGAAGTAGGAAGTATAtaggcttcagtttccccagccATAAATAGGGATGATAATAACCACTTTGTTCACCGTCAGCACTAGCCaaaatggggtggggtgggcagccATGCACAGAGAGATTAGGAAAAGGGGTCTGAAATCAATgatcacatacacacattcatattCTGTCTCCCACCATTCTTTCAGTAAAtaagaggaggaaagagatgaACTATAAAACTAGGCACATTTTTTTAATGAGCTACAAACTAAATTACAAATAACGTTAATAGCAAGAGCACTCAAGGACAAGGGTGACAGAGACAaatcataaacaaacaaaaaaatgctttttttttttagcactgtCATTACAAAACCCCAAGGTGCACATGGCAACAAATCCACCCactatgaccaaaaaaaaaaaaaagccaactctACTATTGGATATAacctgaaatataaatataattgttcatccttcttttaaagaaatatttttacccATGCCCTCACTCAATCACAGCCCTGAAAAAGTGTCAGCATTCTCAAAATGATGCCTAAACCCTAACTTCTAACTCCTATGGGGTAGGAGGTGGACTTCAGAGGAAAATGGGATCAGGGATCCTTGGCAACTGAAGAACTAAGAATactaaaaggaagagaaaaattcaaACATCTCTCACCTGCCTCATAAGGCCATGGTGAAGCAATAGATTGGAATGAAGCATAATCCCTGTCCCAGGGCCTCCCAGATTCCTCATGCCTGTAGAAGGGACAAACAAGGGGACTGGGGCCAATCATTTTTCTGCAGCCCCACCCGGGCTGAGTCTTCAGTCTCCAGCCTATTAGGTGAGGCAAAACACTAACTAGGGTATAAACTGATTGGATCTATTTTTTCAACCGAATTCTTTAAAATAGACTCCTCCCAGTGGTTTTGTTTTACTTGGTTCTCAAAAGCACCAACTTAGCCCCTGCTATCATTTGGCCTTTATAAACATTGTGGCAGCAGGAGGCTTGGGATCCTGGTCATCCCAAACACTGGAAATAATAATTATGGGGCATTCAGAGATTGGTACGGCAAATCTAACGTGTAGGaaggcttttttaaaattatttttataccaacCCTCTTCAGCAATAACTAAGAGAAGGGGGAAAGGGTGGTGGAGGCTAACTTAAGTGCATCTAATactgaaacttcctttcattttCACTGGTTCCCCCCTTTCACCCCTGTATTCCCAGAGTTGGCTGGCCAAGACTAGAAGGTGAGTGTTTAAGGCAAGATCAGAGGGCCCACCTGAGTCCAAATAGCCCAAGGCCAAGCCTGGTCAAGCCCACACTGGAGGAGAGGGTGAGATTAGGGCTGGGGGCTTCAAGAAGGCTATCAGAGTCGAAGATGGGGTACTGGCTTGGTCACATCCTGGAAGAAAGGGTGAGCCAGGGCTGCCTTGGCCGAAATCCGCTTGTTAGGGTCGTAGTGCAGCATTTGCTAGAGGGAGAGATGCATGTTGACTTCAATGATGTGATAGTGGACTAAATGGGCAGCAGGTGTTCCCAGAAATCAGGAAACCAGAACTCCTTCTACCCAAGGCAGAATTCTCACTTCCATCCTCCCATAGCTGAATCAGTGTGCCACCAGGGAGAGCAGGAACCAGGGAAATGAAACACTGAGGCCCAGATTTCAGGGTCTCATCCTTCCTTCATCCTGGAAAAGCCCTTCCCTGGGAGAAATGAATGAGGGAAAACAGGTGCCCACTCTCACCGATAACAAGCTCCGTCCATCTTCATCCAGGGGAGGTACAACTTTACTAAAATCTTGCCGGGCCCACTTGGGGAAACTTGGCTTGTAATCAGGCATAGAAGTAACTCCTGGCCACACCACCTCATCTGGGGTCCCCAGAGTCCGAAAGATCCGGAAGAGCTGGTCAATCTCAGAATCTCCAGGGAATAGGGCCCGGCGAGTCACCTGAAAATGGGGAAAGAGGAAATACCAAGACCCACGTTGACGTCAGTCAAAACTCTCCTCTATACAAAGGAGTTCCCACAGACAGTAAAAGGTCAGCAGGGCCCCATGACTCCCTCCCCAGGGCCTTTCATGGGGTCAGTCACACAGAACCTGAGACAATGAAGTTCCTTCATCTGTCTCCTcgccccctccttccttccccaaacCATGGCTTTGCAGATCCCCAAGGCTGGGTGGGTCTGGGAGGGGGTGAATGTCTGGGGTGCCACTGACATGTAGCAAAGGTATCCCAAGCCACTCACGGGGTAGGGGGTAGACACTGCGGTCATCCCCCAACCTTGTGATGCAGCCACTTCTAGATACGAGCACAGCGGGCAGAGACTCTGTCTTCCATTTCTTCTGTGTTCCCCACAGCACCTAGCATGGTGCTGGGTACCCACTAggtgcttaacaaatattttttgatgaaTTGAGAGAGGAATACGGACAATTGTAAGGTAATGCACTGGGGGGATAAATGCACATTACATATGTATAGGCTAATGGTCTTTAAGCTCTTGGTTACAACCAAGATAAAAGACAATAAAACATATTGCTGATTTGAAGACAGCCTACTGCACTGCACTGTTATATTAAAGGAGATGGGAGCTTCTACATAAAGCCAGGCTTCAAGGATCCTTCAGTCTGAAAAGCCAGAGGTTGAAGGGGAACATgatctaaatcttttttttttttttttttttttttttttgagatggaatctcattctgtcacccaggctggagtgcagtggtgcaatcttggctcacttcaacctccatctcccggattcaaccgattctcctgccttggcctcccaagtagctgggattacaggtgtgtaatcCCAAgtagccacacctggctaatttttgtatttttagtagagacagggttttaacatgttggccaggctggtctcgaactcctgacctcaggtgatccacctacctcagcctcccaaagtgctgggattataggtgtgagccactgcaccctgcctaaaTCTGCAGTTTAAATGAAGGGTGTGGGTAAAATGACCACAGTTGTCTTCACTACATTGCTGGCACCATACAACAAGGTCTACAAGCCTTGAAATGAAGGCCTGAAATAAAAGAGGCACTAAATGGAATCATTCTCCCAAATATATGCAGACTACAGCTAAAACAGCTGCAGAAATGCTTTAACTCATTTCAGGGATAAGAGATGTATACCAGGTACTAAGGCTGTTTGAGGATATCCTAACACTGTGGTTGATATCAGGGCAACAGTTGCATCCTTTCCCACCATTCCCCTTGGTGCTACTTTAGAGAGAGAACCCTGTGATAGAAGGGCCATAGGTCTGGGCCAAGAAGCAGTTCTGTTGTTCTTGgatgtggggaggagggggagggggctgggTGGAACTTGGGCAAGCCTCCATACCATCTCAGCAAAGATGCAGCCCAGGCTCCAGATGTCCACAGCTGTGGAATAATATTTGCAGCCCAGGAGGATTTCAGGAGCTCGGTACCACAGGGTCACCACCTGAGGGACGGGAATAGGGAGGGGCGGGGTGGTTTATAGGGTATGGAAATTCCCGCATCTCAGTTCCTCAACACTACTCTGCTTACTCTTGGCCTCTTAACAAGCAGTTTCCTTCCCTCCATCTTTCCCCTCCCACTGATTTCTAGTCCATAGTTCTGGACTGAACCCCTAATTTGAGATCTTCCTGGAAAAACTTGAGACAAATTggtcataattttatttctaaattttttctttttgtaaatttgtagagatggggtctcgctatgttgcccatgatggtctcgaactcctgggctcaagtgatcctcccacctcagcctcccaaagtattggtattacaggtgtgggccCAGTTAGCAACACAGTATGAATTCCATGCATACCCTAAGACTCTTTAGGATGTCAAGAGATTATTTCTACCTAGTAAGAAACTGTTAGCCAGATATTTTTAGTAACTTTGTGAATACCCTAGTTAACACCTCTTGGGAAGCTCAGAGAAACAAGACATAAAGGGACTCACCTCATGGGTGTAAGTACGAACAGGGACTCCAAAAGCTCTGGCTAGTCCAAAGTCTGCTAGCTTGATGGCCCCCTCTGTGTTAATAAGCAGATTCTGAGGTTTAAGGTCTCGGTGGAGGACCCGATGAGAATGGCAGAAAGCTAGgccctggagcagctggaacAGATAGCTCtgacaaaggagaaagagaggactGTGTTTCTCCATTACAGTGAGCAGATTGGGTTTGCTCTGTGCCCCCAAAACTCTACTAAAGCCTTTATTATGTTGGATTATAGTTACATATTTACAAGCTATTTCTCCCAATGGACTGTCAGCCCAGAGAGGATAAGGACCAAGTCTTACTCAATTTTGCATCCCTTTTCTACATGCTGTGCATTGAACAAATGTTTGTTAATAGATTGAAAGTAGCTCTGGGAGTGAAGAATCCAGCCCTAAAATAGACAATAGGGACTCACTAGCTAGGTCTTCCACCAAATGGAAGGGCTTTTTGGAGGAATTTACCAAGTGCTCTCAAATCCCGTTTATCTGAGTTTCATCTGACCTCCCACCTGAGTTGCTAGGTTGACTCACTAGAGTTTCAACTTTGATTGTTCAGTCCAACCCTAGGGTTAATGAATATAATGAGCAGGGAAGGAGACACAAAAAGaaggggagtgtgtgtgtataggggATGAGGGCTCAGAAGGAGGCCAAAATCATAAAATATCACCCTGAATTGCCTGCCACCAGTCCCCCAAGACATGCCCATGATGAGAGGAGCTGATGAGAAGCATTACCTTGATGAGGGGAAGAGGAATGCCAGTGAGAGCAGAGGCATCCATGAATTTCTTGAGATCTTGGTGCAGAAATTCAAAAACCAGGTAGAGTTTATTTTCTGTGTGAATGACATCCAGCAGCCTAGAGAAGGAAAGTTTGAGGAAATGgaggtgtgagagagagagaaatgcccACACTGTACAGACAGAACTTATCCTCCTTTCCAGCTGGATCACCTCTCAGACGCATACTTACTTGACAATATTAGGATGGTTAAGCTCCTTAAGCAGAGAGATCTCTCGGATGGCAGTACTGGGCACACCCTCAGTCTCACTTGGAGAGGTTGGGAAAGCAGAGATGGGAATATGGTTACAAATATTCCCTTCCCCCCCACCTAGTCATTTCTTTCCCCCAAGGAGACACCACCCAGCACCCCCTAGGAAagtgagagaagagaaagggtgATGGTAAGAGCTAATTCTTGGGTAGTCAGGGTGTGGTTTTTGGACATATTAAGGCCATTATCTCCTCTTTTCCCAGGGGTAGGTAAGTAAAGCCGCCTGGTGAAGGTGAAGCAGGGAGACTGTAATGGAGGGGAAAAAATGCAGGAGTAGCCCCCAGCCTCCCCAGAGGGGCCAGTGAGGTTCAACTGCCATTCTTTGGAAAGAGGAGAGAATTCTAAGGTGAGGGTGGGGCAGTGAAGAGGGCTCTTCATTCAGAAAGGCGATTCTCGCCGGTTCCCACATAACTCCACTCCATGGAGAGTCTTGGACCTCATCTCAGAGACCTCCTTTCTCTCCCCGAGTCTGTAGTCGCACATTTGGGGGCACGATCCGGCTCAGTTTGGGAAGAAAGTTTTCCATGGATTCCACACCACCCTATACTCTCCCCAGGGAGTATAAGTATACTCTTCACCTTCTACTGGCCCCCAACCCACCTCTCCACTTCTAAAGAAGTCCCTCCCTGCTCTCTTCCGGTCCCTGGACGGCTACCCGCccgtggggggttgggggggacaATCAAGGAGGTCTCCAGTTAGGAGTCCCGGGTACAGAGGCCACTCACGTGTCCAGGCGGATTTTCTTAAGCGCCACCACTTCTCCCGTCAACTTGTTTCTGGCTTTGTACACAACTCCGTACGTGCCCTCTCCGATCTTTTCCACCTTTTGGAAGTTCTCCATGAAGCGCCAGCGAGTCGGGTCAGCCCGGCCCTGGAGCGGGGGCCTGGGAACCCTGCAGAAGGCGGACCCTGGCTCTCGGGGGCCGAGGAGGGGGAAACAGGGCCCAGTACCGTGGCCCCGGGTCGGGATGGAACGCAGTATACCTCTCGCTCTTGTCAATTTGGCCAACTTGAAACAATGTTACCGCCTCCCACCGAGTTCCCGACCGCCACCAGAGGCCCCGCCCCTGCTTCCCGCGTTTCCCTGGCTCCGCCCCCAGGCCTTTCTATTGGTTAACGTCAGAGCCGGGGGGCGAGCCCAGCGCTCCTCCCCGCAAATGATCCCGCCCCAGGCAAGTTTGGTTCTTGGGGGCTAGACAAGTTTCTTCCCCGGTGGGGCGGCTGAACACTCTTCCCAAGTACCTGCTTTGGGTCCAAGTTTCCTACCTATGTCTCTAGTCTGTAGGGATTTCTTGATTTCTAACTCACTATTTTCACCAGTCCTGGGGAAAATATGTATCGACCTAAGGTTAAATTCCACCTGGCCCAGGAGCCTCCTTTGGAAACCAGGAAGCCAGGAATCTCGTTGCAAAGGAATCCTGGGCCTCAGAGGAGTCGTTGCCTCTGCCTCATAGCATACCCCGACACTGTCTCTGTTTTGGGATGCAGGgttctgtttctgtctttttgagAAGTTCCTGGTTTAATTCACTCTCCCATGATAAACTGTTGTGTCTGGTATGTGTTATGCAGCTGCCTTTCAGTTAGCTCTTGCCCGGGAGTGCATCAAGATGAGAGTGACCCAGTGAAACCAGAAACTGTCATTGAGTAGCAGGATGGGAAAGCAATATCTAGGGACCAGGATCCCTttgtcagtttttcctttttcctctcctccggcccctcccaggccttctctgagggagaagaggaagggcTATGCAAATGAGCACCCTTTTCTTATATAGGGGCCTATCCCAGTCCCCCCAGTGCCTTTGGTTGCTGGAGGGAAGAACACAATGGATCTGGTGCTAAAAAGATGCCTTCTTCATTTGGCTGTGATAGGTGCTTTGCTGGCTGTGGGGGCTACAAAAGGTATGTGTGGATATGTGGACATGAGCAGGTGTGAACTTGGGGATGAATTCTCCCTGCTCTGGTTTCTGTCCTCCTAATGGGAGATAGGGGCAATATTTCAGGCGTCTCCCACTCATTTGATTTAGTGAGGATGTGGGCACCTGGGCTCCCTCCCTACATGGAGATTTGGGATTGAGCCTGAAAATAATCTCATATGCTTGGAGGGGCAGAAGGATAGAAGGTCTCTGTGGCACTGATTCTGAGGCTTCCTTGGCAGTGAGCTGGAGCACGGGCTCCAAAGGGGTGAAATGTGCGGGAGACTCTTTTAGGAAACGTCTCTCGGGGTAGGAGATTTAAAGTGGGGAGTCAGAGAATGTGGTATTGGGTAAGAACACTAAGGAGATACAATCCTCTCCTCTTGGGATGGGTACGGGTGAACACAGCCCAGACCTTTTGTTGTGGGGCTGGAGAGATAGGCAGAGGGGTCTCAGCTGAGCATCACATGAAAGGGCTCTGGGGGATTGGGCCTCGTGACAGGAGCaaggggcgggggtggggtggtgagAGGGTCTGGAATGTCCCGTGCTGCTCTGAGGAGAGTTGGAAGTGGAGAAAGAATGGGGTATCTTATGACTTCTCTTGCTCTAGTGGTGGGATGCTCAATAGATGATTCCAGATCCTCCCCCAGCAGAATCAACTAGGGTTACAGCACACATTAGAAAGGGAAtgaggccgggcgccgtggctcacgcctgtaatcccagcactttgggaggctgaagcaggtggatcatgaggtcaggagttcgagaccagcctggccaatatggtgaaaccccgtctctactaaaagtacaaaaatgagctgggcatggtggcacatgcctgtagtcccagctacgcagaaggctgaggctggagaatcacttgaacccagaaggcagaggttgcagtgagccaagatcacaccaatgcactccagcctgggtgacagagcgagtctccgtctcaaaaaaaaaaaaaaaaaaagaaaggggatgAGGCCCGGcacagtaactcatgcctgtaatcctagcactttgagaggctgagacgggtggatcacttgaggtcagaccagcctggccaatatggtgaaactccatctctactaaaaatac
The sequence above is a segment of the Pan paniscus chromosome 10, NHGRI_mPanPan1-v2.0_pri, whole genome shotgun sequence genome. Coding sequences within it:
- the CDK2 gene encoding cyclin-dependent kinase 2 isoform X1; its protein translation is MENFQKVEKIGEGTYGVVYKARNKLTGEVVALKKIRLDTETEGVPSTAIREISLLKELNHPNIVKLLDVIHTENKLYLVFEFLHQDLKKFMDASALTGIPLPLIKSYLFQLLQGLAFCHSHRVLHRDLKPQNLLINTEGAIKLADFGLARAFGVPVRTYTHEVVTLWYRAPEILLGCKYYSTAVDIWSLGCIFAEMVTRRALFPGDSEIDQLFRIFRTLGTPDEVVWPGVTSMPDYKPSFPKWARQDFSKVVPPLDEDGRSLLSQMLHYDPNKRISAKAALAHPFFQDVTKPVPHLRL
- the CDK2 gene encoding cyclin-dependent kinase 2 isoform X2 → MENFQKVEKIGEGTYGVVYKARNKLTGEVVALKKIRLDTLLDVIHTENKLYLVFEFLHQDLKKFMDASALTGIPLPLIKSYLFQLLQGLAFCHSHRVLHRDLKPQNLLINTEGAIKLADFGLARAFGVPVRTYTHEVVTLWYRAPEILLGCKYYSTAVDIWSLGCIFAEMVTRRALFPGDSEIDQLFRIFRTLGTPDEVVWPGVTSMPDYKPSFPKWARQDFSKVVPPLDEDGRSLLSQMLHYDPNKRISAKAALAHPFFQDVTKPVPHLRL
- the CDK2 gene encoding cyclin-dependent kinase 2 isoform X3, with amino-acid sequence MENFQKVEKIGEGTYGVVYKARNKLTGEVVALKKIRLDTETEGVPSTAIREISLLKELNHPNIVKLLDVIHTENKLYLVFEFLHQDLKKFMDASALTGIPLPLIKSYLFQLLQGLAFCHSHRVLHRDLKPQNLLINTEGAIKLADFGLARAFGVPVRTYTHEVTRRALFPGDSEIDQLFRIFRTLGTPDEVVWPGVTSMPDYKPSFPKWARQDFSKVVPPLDEDGRSLLSQMLHYDPNKRISAKAALAHPFFQDVTKPVPHLRL
- the CDK2 gene encoding cyclin-dependent kinase 2 isoform X5; this encodes MENFQKVEKIGEGTYGVVYKARNKLTGEVVALKKIRLDTETEGVPSTAIREISLLKELNHPNIVKLLDVIHTENKLYLVFEFLHQDLKKFMDASALTGIPLPLIKSYLFQLLQGLAFCHSHRVLHRDLKPQNLLINTEGAIKLADFGLARAFGVPVRTYTHEVVTLWYRAPEILLGCKYYSTAVDIWSLGCIFAEMHLVGTQHHARCCGEHRRNGRQSLCPLCSYLEVAASQGWGMTAVSTPYPVTRRALFPGDSEIDQLFRIFRTLGTPDEVVWPGVTSMPDYKPSFPKWARQDFSKVVPPLDEDGRSLLSQMLHYDPNKRISAKAALAHPFFQDVTKPVPHLRL
- the CDK2 gene encoding cyclin-dependent kinase 2 isoform X4 yields the protein MENFQKVEKIGEGTYGVVYKARNKLTGEVVALKKIRLDTLLDVIHTENKLYLVFEFLHQDLKKFMDASALTGIPLPLIKSYLFQLLQGLAFCHSHRVLHRDLKPQNLLINTEGAIKLADFGLARAFGVPVRTYTHEVTRRALFPGDSEIDQLFRIFRTLGTPDEVVWPGVTSMPDYKPSFPKWARQDFSKVVPPLDEDGRSLLSQMLHYDPNKRISAKAALAHPFFQDVTKPVPHLRL